A genomic stretch from Anomalospiza imberbis isolate Cuckoo-Finch-1a 21T00152 chromosome 9, ASM3175350v1, whole genome shotgun sequence includes:
- the IER5 gene encoding immediate early response gene 5 protein has protein sequence MEFKLEAHRIVSISLGKIYSARGQRGGLKLHKNLLVSLVLRSARQVYLSEPGCPPEPPPAAAAHPEEEPPPRTAAWAAEEPPPPPPQDEAGRDCQGPRPRRCCCGENRGGCAGAPPPPHCPRKRSAGERGQAGSPVKKPRREEEEPPPLLPPPPPPSPPGEQEDMETGNVASLISIFGSSFSGLLSKEPKGRRRPPLDGGEAAAGTAPAEAAAEPGQICCDEPVLRTLNPWSTAIVAF, from the coding sequence ATGGAGTTCAAGCTGGAGGCGCACCGCATCGTCAGCATCTCGCTAGGCAAGATCTACAGCGCGCGGGGCCAGCGCGGCGGCCTGAAGCTGCACAAGAACCTCCTGGTGTCGCTGGTGCTGCGCAGCGCCCGACAGGTCTACCTGAGCGAGCCGGGCTGCCCGCCCGAGCCgccccccgcggccgccgcgcaCCCCGAGGAGGAGCCGCCGCCCCGCACCGCCGCCTGGGCGGCcgaggagccgccgccgccgcccccgcagGACGAGGCGGGGAGGGACTGCCAGGGCCCCCGGCCGCGGCGCTGTTGCTGCGGCGAGAACCGCGGGGGCTGCGCCGGGGCCCCCCCGCCGCCGCACTGCCCCCGCAAGCGGAGCGCCGGCGAGCGCGGCCAGGCGGGCTCCCCGGTGAAGAAGCCCCGCCGCGAGGaggaggagccgccgccgctgctgccgccgccaccgccgccctCGCCACCGGGCGAGCAGGAGGACATGGAGACGGGCAACGTGGCCAGCCTCATCAGCATCTTCGGCTCCAGCTTCTCGGGACTGCTCAGCAAGGAGCCCAAGGGCCGGCGGCGACCGCCTCTGGACGGCGGCGAAGCGGCGGCGGGCACGGCGCCCGCCGAGGCGGCGGCCGAGCCGGGACAGATCTGCTGCGACGAGCCGGTGCTGCGGACCCTCAACCCCTGGAGCACGGCCATCGTGGCCTTCTGA